One window of Oryza brachyantha chromosome 12, ObraRS2, whole genome shotgun sequence genomic DNA carries:
- the LOC102703642 gene encoding ocs element-binding factor 1-like, whose translation MDMVDMAGLSDPALEAFLADIGFGVAPVTEASAPAPSPRDQGTAEPAVDDVDDQDEAERRRRLRRRISNRESARRSRARKQRHLDELRARAAALRASNRDLAARLRGVRARAALVSLTNARLRAEAGALARRLAAARRALALRQLYAAASATGGFGMQSLASLIA comes from the coding sequence ATGGACATGGTGGACATGGCCGGCCTCTCCGACCCCGCCCTTGAGGCCTTCCTCGCCGACATAGGCTTCGGCGTAGCACCGGTGACGGAAGCTTCTGCTCCTGCCCCGTCGCCGCGCGACCAGGGCACGGCAGAGCCGGCGGTGGATGACGTCGACGACCAGGAcgaggcggagcggcggcggcggctccggcggaGGATCTCCAACCGCGAGTCGGCGCGCCGGTCGCGCGCGCGCAAGCAGCGGCACCTCGACGAGCTCCGCGCCAgggccgccgcgctccgcgcCTCCAACCGcgacctcgccgcgcgcctccgcGGCGTCcgggcgcgcgccgcgctcgtctCGCTCACCAACGCCCGGCTCCGCGCCGAGGCCGGCGCGCtcgcgcgccgcctcgccgccgcgcgccgcgccctaGCGCTCCGCCAGCTctacgccgccgcgtccgccacCGGCGGCTTCGGGATGCAGAGTCTCGCCTCGTTAATCGCGTAG
- the LOC102711115 gene encoding uncharacterized protein LOC102711115, with amino-acid sequence MPMRATASSSSSPRCASFACRRGDHAHAHALGRACGRPLGRAAGFVGSGIAAAFFASLEGCYCVEILTDDDDDDHQPLDGASRSRSRDVSEAAPLLPRATAAKKSRQTTAAAGKGKISSWGGFGCCENTNTAN; translated from the coding sequence ATGCCAAtgcgcgccaccgcctcctcctcgtcttcgCCGCGGTGCGCGTCCTTCgcctgccgccgcggcgaccatGCTCATGCCCATGCCCTGGGCCGAGCCTGTGGGCGCCCGCtgggccgcgccgccgggttCGTCGGCAGCGGGATCGCTGCCGCCTTCTTCGCTTCCCTGGAAGGGTGCTACTGCGTGGAGATCCTcacggacgacgacgacgacgaccaccagCCCCTCGACGGGGccagccggagccggagccgggaCGTCAGTGAGGCGGCGCCGCTGTTGCCTCGCGCCACCGCGGCGAAGAAGAGCCGGCAGactacggcggcggccgggaaagGCAAGATCAGCAGCTGGGGTGGCTTTGGGTGCTGCGAGAATACTAACAccgctaattaa
- the LOC121055988 gene encoding shematrin-like protein 2 codes for MSMPPAAMAMAPRLRLLIVLSVLFTAGIASAAPGRFPPAYGYGYGGIPPGLFGPGGGGGWGGGYGYGGPGGGYSRGGVEVPTVVCSDKGPCYGKKVACPSKCFWSYSRSGNGYGAGGGGGSCSIDCKTKCTATC; via the coding sequence ATGTCCATGCCACCAGCAGCAATGGCCATGGCTCCCAGGCTGAGGCTGCTCATCGTCCTATCCGTCCTCTTCACCGCCGgcatcgcctccgccgcccccggcCGCTTCCCGCCGGCCTACGGCTACGGGTACGGCGGCATCCCGCCTGGCCTCTtcggccccggcggcggcggcggctggggagGTGGGTACGGGTACGGCGGCCCCGGCGGTGGGTACTCGCGTGGCGGGGTGGAGGTGCCCACGGTGGTGTGCTCCGACAAGGGCCCATGCTACGGCAAGAAGGTCGCCTGCCCCAGCAAGTGCTTCTGGTCGTACAGCCGCTCCGGCAATGGctacggcgccggcggtggcggcggctcctGCTCCATCGACTGCAAGACCAAGTGCACCGCAACCTGCTGA
- the LOC102711395 gene encoding uncharacterized protein LOC102711395 — MDPTRRRRQRPAPDAPLPPGTPNDTGANPVYNLDEPTMEEKLATLKGGAGRAGGADEEPPLPVLLPPSADSVHVLLKQALRADDHASLLSCLYNKDHKVIVNSISLLTPADALKLLKFFVLLVQSRGAVLVCLLPWLQNLLSKHMSSIVSQESSLLLLNSLYQLIDARTSTFKSSLQLSTSLDCLFSEIVDDESEEEEGSPLIIYEDKDTDDEESEVDDMEINGESDGLCGVTDASEHSDGSEVMSD; from the exons ATGGACCccacgcgccggcgccgtcagcGACCTGCTCCGGACGCTCCCCTGCCACCAG GCACACCCAACGATACCGGTGCTAATCCAGTGTATAATCTTGATGAACCCACCATGGAGGAAAAGCTGGCCACGCTCAAGGGAGGCGCCGGAAGAGCAGgtggcgccgacgaggagccGCCACTCCCCGTGCTGCTGCCGCCCAGCGCGGACTCGGTCCACGTCTTGCTCAAGCAGGCTCTGCGGGCTGATGACCATGCGTCCTTGCTGAGCTGCTTGTACAACAAAGACCACAAG GTCATTGTTAATTCGATATCACTTCTTACACCAGCAGACGCTCTGAAGCTTCTCAAGTTCTTCGTATTACTTGTGCAATCGAG AGGGGCAGTACTGGTTTGTTTGCTCCCATGGCTGCAAAATTTGCTCAGTAAACACATGAGCAGCATAGTTTCTCAGGAGTCTTCTCTGCTTCTGCTCAACTCACTATATCAA CTAATTGACGCAAGAACATCAACCTTCAAATCTTCACTACAGTTGTCTACTTCACTAGATTGTCTGTTCAGTGAG ATTGTTGATGATGAAtccgaggaggaagagggctCTCCACTGATAATTTACGAAGATAAAGATACCGATGATGAAGAGTCTGAAGTTGATGATATGGAAATCAATGGGGAGAGTGACGGTTTGTGTGGTGTTACCGATGCTTCTGAGCATTCAGATGGAAGTGAGGTCATGAGCGATTGA
- the LOC102711660 gene encoding LOW QUALITY PROTEIN: ankyrin repeat and SOCS box protein 3-like (The sequence of the model RefSeq protein was modified relative to this genomic sequence to represent the inferred CDS: inserted 1 base in 1 codon; deleted 2 bases in 1 codon), translated as MDSWPPEACLLLAAHDGNLRRIKEVAATLDDDGVGIAAAVASTTFHGMNALHAAHELPVYRYLLDVANMDVNKADDTPGRKTPLERAVAGGDLPXVRYLIDHGADIHHESGGIQGNITALHSAAKKGRTEILKLLLSRGAHVDGKSDRGTPLHFAAGKGYESSVKVLLEHHADPNKAVPSQATPLAAALFATSLPCVKLLIQAGADVNATNNPLALAAESGLTEAIKLLLEAGANPNCPDVVSLRSVVCWLRMGDKEKALDDVKRCRKHHPNWSEAYHRLGEARVLLKDYEKACGSFARGLELDPENDEMYNLFWEALDLKK; from the exons ATG GACAGCTGGCCGCCGGAagcctgcctcctcctcgccgcccacGACGGCAACCTCCGCCGCATCAAGG AGGTCGCCGCGACgctggacgacgacggggTGGGGATCGCGGCCGCCGTGGCGAGCACGACCTTCCACGGCATGAACGCGCTGCACGCCGCCCACGAGCTGCCCGTCTACCGCTACTTGCTCGACGTGGCCAACATGGACGTCAACAAAGCGGACGATACTCCAG GTAGGAAGACGCCCCTGGAGCGTGCCGTGGCCGGTGGGGACTTGC CTGTGAGGTATCTTATTGATCATGGTGCTGATATCCATCACGAGAGTGGAGGAATTCAAGGAAACATCACTGCTCTTCATTCAGCTGCAAAGAAAG GGAGGACTGAAATATTGAAATTGCTGCTTTCTAGAGGAGCTCATGTTGATGGCAAATCAGATCGTGGGACACCCCTGCATTTTGCTGCTGGCAAGGGATATGAAAGTAGTGTGAAAGTTTTGTTGGAGCACCATGCAGAT cCCAACAAGGCTGTGCCTTCTCAAGCAACACCTCTAGCTGCGGCGTTATTCGCTACTTCCTTACCTTGTGTGAAGCTATTGATCCAG GCTGGAGCTGATGTAAATGCTACAAATAACCCCCTGGCGTTAGCTGCAGAGAGTGGCTTAACCGAAGCTataaagttgttgttggaGGCTGGAGCAAACCCAAATTGTCCTGACGTGGTGAGCCTTCGATCTGTTGTC TGCTGGCTTCGCATGGGCGACAAAGAAAAGGCTTTGGATGATGTAAAGAGATGCAGAAAGCATCACCCAAATTGGTCTGAAGCCTACCATCGGCTAGGAGAAGCTCGAGTGCTTTTGAAG GACTACGAGAAAGCTTGTGGGTCGTTCGCTCGTGGTTTGGAGTTGGACCCTGAAAACGATGAGATGTATAATTTGTTCTG GGAGGCGTTGGACCTGAAGAAGTAA